In a genomic window of Rhodobacter sp. 24-YEA-8:
- a CDS encoding alcohol dehydrogenase catalytic domain-containing protein produces the protein MQLASATQAFSPSSVCQIPQGPGQIAIDVSHAAVGLIDILILEGRFKAVPGMAQPPYIPGLEVAGTIRAVGAGVTEFVIGEKVVSMSAGPRTGGYASVYVAPVGGVVSIENSGVDPALAVATIPNAAMAHVALTRVAHLEASESVLVLDALGGIPRCWSCSLQQAGGGIAHQAALRPAR, from the coding sequence ATGCAACTCGCTTCGGCGACCCAGGCGTTCTCACCGTCGTCAGTCTGCCAGATCCCACAAGGGCCTGGTCAGATTGCGATTGATGTCAGTCACGCGGCCGTGGGGCTCATCGACATCCTCATCCTCGAGGGCCGTTTCAAAGCTGTGCCGGGCATGGCGCAGCCGCCATACATCCCTGGCCTGGAAGTGGCAGGCACGATTCGCGCGGTTGGTGCGGGCGTGACGGAATTCGTCATCGGTGAGAAAGTCGTATCCATGTCAGCTGGCCCCCGTACAGGGGGCTATGCGTCCGTCTACGTCGCGCCGGTCGGTGGTGTCGTTTCGATAGAGAATTCTGGCGTTGATCCGGCGCTGGCCGTCGCCACCATCCCCAATGCGGCAATGGCACATGTGGCTCTGACCCGCGTAGCTCACCTTGAAGCAAGTGAGAGCGTGCTGGTCCTCGACGCTCTTGGGGGCATCCCGCGTTGTTGGAGCTGTTCGCTCCAGCAAGCTGGAGGCGGTATCGCGCACCAGGCTGCCTTACGACCAGCTCGTTGA
- a CDS encoding nuclear transport factor 2 family protein — protein sequence MSSSRQLRSAAFYSLCDLDNSVERCIDLCSDEGVFGFPSFTVLWVPTRFQGKTEISQVLGLINGHFAGFTLSEIEIHEGRDADALFVRYYAAGFIDRSERVYAQDYVSQLVAENGKIKVLREYLNVINTAPMLFPNGLSDVPAPANP from the coding sequence GTGTCGTCCAGCCGGCAATTGCGCAGCGCCGCCTTCTATAGCCTCTGTGATCTCGACAACTCGGTCGAGCGGTGCATCGATCTTTGTTCCGATGAAGGTGTCTTCGGGTTTCCCTCCTTCACGGTCCTCTGGGTGCCGACACGTTTCCAGGGTAAGACCGAAATTAGCCAGGTCCTCGGTCTCATCAATGGCCATTTCGCGGGTTTCACGCTCTCGGAGATCGAAATCCACGAGGGGAGGGATGCAGATGCTCTCTTTGTCCGCTACTACGCCGCCGGCTTCATCGACCGCTCCGAGCGGGTTTATGCCCAGGACTATGTTAGCCAGCTTGTCGCCGAGAACGGTAAAATCAAAGTGCTGCGCGAATATTTGAACGTCATCAACACGGCGCCTATGCTCTTTCCGAACGGACTGTCGGACGTTCCTGCGCCAGCCAATCCGTAA